In Nicotiana tabacum cultivar K326 chromosome 2, ASM71507v2, whole genome shotgun sequence, the following proteins share a genomic window:
- the LOC107785579 gene encoding uncharacterized protein LOC107785579 has translation MDVEELLNLFNSYWFESEILKPKQPFSGISKTNSNPNLESNKQILEQPKLSKVPTFIVRSQSDQCLSSKDSTFHSENSPKSVLVEPKLQPILSGKEYNESVFSSEAAEGGVKSKESYRRRKKKSNNSKSLSELEFEELKGFMDLGFEFSDKDKDSSLVSILPGLRRLGRENEENMRFEELEASVSRPHLSEAWAVWEEKKKMEKNPLKSWKINPVLGNEMEIKDQLRFWAHTVASTVR, from the coding sequence ATGGACGTTGAAGAATTGCTTAACCTCTTCAATTCTTACTGGTTTGAATCTGAAATACTCAAACCCAAACAACCCTTTTCAGGAATTTCCAAAACCAACAGCAACCCAAATCTTGAATCCAATAAACAAATTCTTGAACAGCCAAAACTTTCAAAAGTTCCAACTTTTATAGTCAGATCTCAAAGTGACCAATGTTTGAGCTCTAAAGATAGTACTTTTCATTCAGAAAACTCACCAAAATCTGTTCTGGTTGAGCCTAAACTTCAGCCAATTCTTTCTGGGAAAGAATATaatgagtctgtattttcctctGAGGCAGCTGAAGGAGGTGTTAAGAGTAAAGAGAGTTATAGAAGGAGAAAAAAGAAGAGTAATAATAGTAAAAGTTTGTCAGAGTTAGAGTTTGAGGAGTTAAAAGGGTTTATGGATCTTGGTTTTGAGTTTTCAGATAAAGATAAAGATTCAAGTTTGGTGTCAATACTTCCTGGATTGAGGAGATTGGGAAGGGAAAATGAAGAGAATATGAGATTTGAGGAATTAGAAGCTTCAGTTTCAAGGCCTCATCTTTCTGAAGCATGGGCTGTTtgggaggaaaagaaaaaaatggagaaaaatcCACTCAAAAGTTGGAAGATTAATCCAGTTTTAGGAAATGAAATGGAAATTAAAGATCAGCTTAGGTTTTGGGCTCATACTGTTGCTTCTACTGTGAGATAG
- the LOC107785583 gene encoding uncharacterized protein LOC107785583, whose protein sequence is MAQLLSPVCTDSLKLQNPLQLFSSRSKWPILANNFNNLNWSSVGHSGKKRRLGRIKVAYQDSAASEEIADDYYGVLGLLPDATPTQIKKAYYNCMKACHPDLSGDDPETTNFCMFINEVYEILSDPVQRRVYDEIHGYTATAINPFLSDSSTKDHVFVDEFSCIGCKNCANVCPKVFGIEEDYGRARVYDQSGNTDLIQQAIDSCPVDCIHWTSAAQLSLLEDEMRRVERVNVAFMLSGMGGGSVDVFRMASIRWEKRQSKVLEQAKIRMMKKKDSEKPESYWDNLWGNAKDYANTDEEVEERTKRAAAAARRWREYSRRGADKPPTFKLPEAISNDN, encoded by the exons ATGGCTCAATTATTGTCACCTGTTTGCACAGATTCCCTCAAATTACAAAACCCACTGCAGCTTTTCTCTTCAAGAAGTAAATGGCCAATTTTGGctaataattttaataatttgaATTGGAGCTCAGTTGGTCATTCTGGGAAGAAGAGAAGATTAGGGAGAATCAAAGTTGCTTATCAAGATTCCGCAGCATCTGAGGAAATTGCTGATGATTACTATGGTGTTTTGGGTTTG CTTCCTGATGCTACACCCACGCAAATAAAGAAAGCGTATTATAATTGCATGAAAGCTTGTCATCCAGATTTGAGTGGTGATGATCCTGAGACCACGAATTTTTGCATGTTTATCAATGAGGTCTATGAG ATTCTTAGTGATCCTGTGCAAAGGAGAGTTTATGATGAGATCCACGGGTACACTGCCACAGCAATCAATCCTTTCCTGAGTGATTCATCAACGAAAGATCATGTATTTGTTGATGAGTTTAGCTGCATAG GCTGCAAAAATTGTGCCAATGTTTGCCCAAAAGTGTTTGGCATTGAGGAAGACTATGGAAGAGCTAGAGTTTACGATCAATCTGGAAACACTGATTTAATTCAACAAGCTATAGATAGCTG CCCAGTTGATTGTATCCATTGGACTTCTGCTGCACAGCTATCTTTGCTTGAGGATGAAATGCGAAGAGTAGAAAGAGTAAAC GTTGCCTTCATGCTTTCAGGAATGGGTGGTGGATCAGTGGATGTTTTCAGAATG GCGAGCATCCGGTGGGAGAAACGACAATCTAAAGTCTTG GAACAAGCTAAAATCAGaatgatgaagaagaaagatTCTGAGAAACCTGAATCGTACTGGGACAACTTATGGGGCAATGCTAAAGACTACGCAAACACAG ATGAAGAAGTGGAAGAAAGAACAAAACGAGCTGCAGCAGCTGCTCGAAGATGGAGAGAATACTCAAGGAGAGGCGCCGATAAACCTCCTACCTTTAAACTTCCAGAGGCCATCTCCAATGACAATTGA